The sequence below is a genomic window from Actinomycetota bacterium.
CTGGACGCTTGCGGCTTGGCGGACGCGATCGTGACCTTCGAGCAGTCGACCAAGACAGCGCAGATGGCGGCTGACGCCATGGGCTGCGAGCTGGGGCAGATCGTCAAGTCGATCGTATTTGTCGCCGACGGCTCGCCTGTCGTGGCACTCGTGGCCGGAGACCGCCGAGGAGACACCGACGCGATTGCGGCCGAGTTTGGTGCCCGCAAGGTGAGGATGGCCGAGGCGGAGACCGTGCGTGAGGCGACCGGGTATGCGATCGGCGGCGTGTCGCCGTTCGATCTGCCCGAGGAGCTGCCGGTTCTGGTCGACGATTCGCTCGGCAGGTTCGAAGTGCTGTATCCGGCGGCTGGCACTCCGCAGTCGATGGTCCGCATGGACCGCGAGATGCTGATGACCCTGGTTCGCGGGCGCGTAGCGAGAATATCGAGCTGAGGGCGCATGGGCTATCGGTCACCAGGGCGCCCGCCGGAAGCGCGCCTCGATTTTCTGCGCCTGATGACGGCCGTCGTGTTGATTGCGGCACTGGGCGCGGTCTCGCTGCCCGCCTTCGCGCATGTCGAAGTCGAAGTCGACGGGGTGAAGCGGGCCTGGGTCGGACCGATGACCGCCGCCGATGTGTTCGCGCAAGGGTGGCACGTCTCCTCGGCGGGTGATCTGGTCGACCGCAATGGCGAGATGGTCGCTCGTGGCCGGGGCGCTTCGCCCGAGCTGTCACGCGACGGGGTCCGGCTCGCGCTGGACACACCGCTGCAGGACGGAGACGTCATCACGAGCGCAACCGGCGCCGATGTCGCGGAAAGCGAGACCGTGACCGAGGTCGTAGACCCGATCACCATCAGGTACG
It includes:
- a CDS encoding YbaK/EbsC family protein, whose amino-acid sequence is MTQQPGVKPARGAGSADRVRAALDACGLADAIVTFEQSTKTAQMAADAMGCELGQIVKSIVFVADGSPVVALVAGDRRGDTDAIAAEFGARKVRMAEAETVREATGYAIGGVSPFDLPEELPVLVDDSLGRFEVLYPAAGTPQSMVRMDREMLMTLVRGRVARISS